In Cicer arietinum cultivar CDC Frontier isolate Library 1 chromosome 7, Cicar.CDCFrontier_v2.0, whole genome shotgun sequence, a single window of DNA contains:
- the LOC101501438 gene encoding squamosa promoter-binding-like protein 8 isoform X1: protein MLDYEWGNPSNIMLTGNEDASAAAASDQAHRQLFDHYTSQTMLSDNYLHHPSGPNININTTDFTHHHFNPQQQHHMHHPFFDPRAYQAASSTNSYPPPQPPPPPSMLSLDPLPHVNTHNCAPGLLLVPKSEDVGRPMDFVGSRIGLNLGGRTYFSSSEDDFVTRLYRRSRPPEPGSSASSNSPRCQAEGCNADLSQAKHYHRRHKVCEFHSKAATVIAAGLTQRFCQQCSRFHLLSEFDNGKRSCRKRLADHNRRRRKTQHPNTQDIHKSHNTLEIPARSPPESGTQSSSSVTVAVSPPDYFRQRPYQSTSPSTTSSSMFFTSG from the exons ATGCTGGACTACGAATGGGGAAACCCGTCTAACATAATGCTTACCGGAAATGAAGACGCCTCCGCCGCAGCAGCCTCCGATCAAGCTCACCGTCAATTATTCGACCACTACACTTCTCAAACCATGTTATCCGACAACTACCTACACCACCCATCTGGGCCCAACATCAACATAAACACAACTGATTTCACTCACCACCACTTTAACCCACAACAACAGCACCATATGCATCACCCTTTCTTTGACCCACGCGCTTACCAAGCCGCGTCCTCAACAAATTCCTACCCTCCACCCCAACCACCACCACCTCCTTCCATGCTCTCCCTCGACCCACTCCCTCATGTAAACACACATAACTGTGCCCCTGGACTCCTCCTCGTCCCTAAATCTGAAGACGTTGGAAGGCCCATGGACTTCGTCGGCTCCAGAATTGGACTCAACCTAGGCGGCCGCACCTACTTTTCCTCTTCTGAAGACGACTTCGTCACCCGCCTCTACCGCCGTTCCAGACCACCTGAACCTGGTTCTTCTGCTTCCTCCAACTCCCCAAGGTGTCAGGCCGAAGGATGCAATGCTGATCTGTCTCAGGCCAAGCACTACCACCGCCGACACAAGGTCTGCGAGTTTCACTCCAAGGCCGCCACCGTTATCGCTGCTGGCTTGACTCAGCGATTCTGCCAGCAATGCAGCAG GTTTCATCTTCTTTCTGAGTTTGATAATGGAAAACGTAGCTGCAGGAAGAGATTAGCTGATCATAATCGTCGCAGAAGAAAAACTCAGCACCCAAATACTCAAGATATTCACAAATCTCACAATACTTTGGAAATTCCTGCAA GATCCCCGCCGGAGTCGGGAACCCAATCTTCATCGTCGGTGACGGTGGCGGTGTCGCCGCCGGATTATTTTAGACAAAGGCCATACCAAAGCACAAGTCCTTCAACAACTTCAAGCTCAATGTTTTTCACCAGCGGGTAG
- the LOC101501438 gene encoding uncharacterized protein isoform X2, with the protein MLDYEWGNPSNIMLTGNEDASAAAASDQAHRQLFDHYTSQTMLSDNYLHHPSGPNININTTDFTHHHFNPQQQHHMHHPFFDPRAYQAASSTNSYPPPQPPPPPSMLSLDPLPHVNTHNCAPGLLLVPKSEDVGRPMDFVGSRIGLNLGGRTYFSSSEDDFVTRLYRRSRPPEPGSSASSNSPRCQAEGCNADLSQAKHYHRRHKVCEFHSKAATVIAAGLTQRFCQQCSRFHLLSEFDNGKRSCRKRLADHNRRRRKTQHPNTQDIHKSHNTLEIPDPRRSREPNLHRR; encoded by the exons ATGCTGGACTACGAATGGGGAAACCCGTCTAACATAATGCTTACCGGAAATGAAGACGCCTCCGCCGCAGCAGCCTCCGATCAAGCTCACCGTCAATTATTCGACCACTACACTTCTCAAACCATGTTATCCGACAACTACCTACACCACCCATCTGGGCCCAACATCAACATAAACACAACTGATTTCACTCACCACCACTTTAACCCACAACAACAGCACCATATGCATCACCCTTTCTTTGACCCACGCGCTTACCAAGCCGCGTCCTCAACAAATTCCTACCCTCCACCCCAACCACCACCACCTCCTTCCATGCTCTCCCTCGACCCACTCCCTCATGTAAACACACATAACTGTGCCCCTGGACTCCTCCTCGTCCCTAAATCTGAAGACGTTGGAAGGCCCATGGACTTCGTCGGCTCCAGAATTGGACTCAACCTAGGCGGCCGCACCTACTTTTCCTCTTCTGAAGACGACTTCGTCACCCGCCTCTACCGCCGTTCCAGACCACCTGAACCTGGTTCTTCTGCTTCCTCCAACTCCCCAAGGTGTCAGGCCGAAGGATGCAATGCTGATCTGTCTCAGGCCAAGCACTACCACCGCCGACACAAGGTCTGCGAGTTTCACTCCAAGGCCGCCACCGTTATCGCTGCTGGCTTGACTCAGCGATTCTGCCAGCAATGCAGCAG GTTTCATCTTCTTTCTGAGTTTGATAATGGAAAACGTAGCTGCAGGAAGAGATTAGCTGATCATAATCGTCGCAGAAGAAAAACTCAGCACCCAAATACTCAAGATATTCACAAATCTCACAATACTTTGGAAATTCCT GATCCCCGCCGGAGTCGGGAACCCAATCTTCATCGTCGGTGA
- the LOC101501438 gene encoding uncharacterized protein isoform X3: MLDYEWGNPSNIMLTGNEDASAAAASDQAHRQLFDHYTSQTMLSDNYLHHPSGPNININTTDFTHHHFNPQQQHHMHHPFFDPRAYQAASSTNSYPPPQPPPPPSMLSLDPLPHVNTHNCAPGLLLVPKSEDVGRPMDFVGSRIGLNLGGRTYFSSSEDDFVTRLYRRSRPPEPGSSASSNSPRCQAEGCNADLSQAKHYHRRHKVCEFHSKAATVIAAGLTQRFCQQCSRFHLLSEFDNGKRSCRKRLADHNRRRRKTQHPNTQDIHKSHNTLEIPASNS, from the exons ATGCTGGACTACGAATGGGGAAACCCGTCTAACATAATGCTTACCGGAAATGAAGACGCCTCCGCCGCAGCAGCCTCCGATCAAGCTCACCGTCAATTATTCGACCACTACACTTCTCAAACCATGTTATCCGACAACTACCTACACCACCCATCTGGGCCCAACATCAACATAAACACAACTGATTTCACTCACCACCACTTTAACCCACAACAACAGCACCATATGCATCACCCTTTCTTTGACCCACGCGCTTACCAAGCCGCGTCCTCAACAAATTCCTACCCTCCACCCCAACCACCACCACCTCCTTCCATGCTCTCCCTCGACCCACTCCCTCATGTAAACACACATAACTGTGCCCCTGGACTCCTCCTCGTCCCTAAATCTGAAGACGTTGGAAGGCCCATGGACTTCGTCGGCTCCAGAATTGGACTCAACCTAGGCGGCCGCACCTACTTTTCCTCTTCTGAAGACGACTTCGTCACCCGCCTCTACCGCCGTTCCAGACCACCTGAACCTGGTTCTTCTGCTTCCTCCAACTCCCCAAGGTGTCAGGCCGAAGGATGCAATGCTGATCTGTCTCAGGCCAAGCACTACCACCGCCGACACAAGGTCTGCGAGTTTCACTCCAAGGCCGCCACCGTTATCGCTGCTGGCTTGACTCAGCGATTCTGCCAGCAATGCAGCAG GTTTCATCTTCTTTCTGAGTTTGATAATGGAAAACGTAGCTGCAGGAAGAGATTAGCTGATCATAATCGTCGCAGAAGAAAAACTCAGCACCCAAATACTCAAGATATTCACAAATCTCACAATACTTTGGAAATTCCTGCAAGTAATtcataa